In Natrinema amylolyticum, the DNA window CGTCGAACCGGGGGACGACCGCGGCGTCTCCCGTCTCCCCGGTGGCTCGCGCACTGCCGATGCCCGAAAGCGCGACCGTCCCGGCCGACGCCTGCAGCAGCGCCCGTCGGGACACGTTTCGGTCGCCGTCACTGTCGTACATACCAGCACGATCCACACCGACCGCTGGTATGAAACCCCGTTGCCGGCCGGACTGACAGTCTCTCGGAGTGATAGCCGCCGGAATCGGCCCACCGCTCGGTCGACGTGGAGACGCCCCCTCAGTCGAACGCCGACTCGAGGACGCTCGTCAGTTCGCGACCGGTCGTGCCGGCCGGCGGTCCGCCGTCGTCGGTGACGTACCGTTCGGGCGTCTCGCAGGTGAAACCGTAGATCGCGATCGCGCCGTCGTCGGACTCGATCGGACCGGTACCGTTGGCCCGAATCCAGGCGAAGCCGTCGCCCGACGGCAGCAGTTCGCCGACCGGCTCGATCTCTCCCGCCTCGAGCAGCGGGTCGACGGCCGCTGCGAGCGTTCCGGCGATCGAGACGTGGACCTCGCGATCGTCGTCGCCCGCCCGCCGACCGCCAGTATACAGTTCGTAGACGACCGGGCGGCCGTCGACGACCGCGATCTCGAGGCGGTCGTAGGACCACCTGGCCGCGAAGCGCCGGAACAGCGGGTTCTCCTTCGGCGCGTCGAGGTGGAACTCGAGCAGGCTGGCCTTCCGGGAGTCGGTGTAGGGCTCCAAGGCGTTGGCCGCGTCGAGTTTCTCGAGCAGGGAGAGTTTCGTCACGAGCGTTTCCTCGTCGATCGGTTTGACGAGGTAGTCGTCGATCGGGATATCGATGATGTCGCTTTCCGGCGAGACCGCGGTGATCATCAGCGTGATCGCGTCGAACCGGTTCGTTATCGAATCGAGGAGGTCGCGCCCCGCACCGTCGGGCAATCGTCGATCGAGGAGTACCACGTCGAGCGTCCCCTGAGCGTCCAGTTGCGCCCGGCCGTCGGCGACCGAATGCGCGACGCGGATCCGTGCGTCTCGGCCGAAGCACGCTCGCGTCCAGACGGACAGGAGTTCCGCGAGGTCCTCGTCGTCTTCGACGATCAGCACGTGACGAGGCGTCGTCTCGGGAACCGTCGTCTCGGCCTCGTCCGTCCGGGCACCGTGGGATGAGTCGAGTGGCATGTGTGGAGTTCGCTCGCTGTGGACCGC includes these proteins:
- a CDS encoding response regulator gives rise to the protein MPLDSSHGARTDEAETTVPETTPRHVLIVEDDEDLAELLSVWTRACFGRDARIRVAHSVADGRAQLDAQGTLDVVLLDRRLPDGAGRDLLDSITNRFDAITLMITAVSPESDIIDIPIDDYLVKPIDEETLVTKLSLLEKLDAANALEPYTDSRKASLLEFHLDAPKENPLFRRFAARWSYDRLEIAVVDGRPVVYELYTGGRRAGDDDREVHVSIAGTLAAAVDPLLEAGEIEPVGELLPSGDGFAWIRANGTGPIESDDGAIAIYGFTCETPERYVTDDGGPPAGTTGRELTSVLESAFD